The following proteins are co-located in the Salvelinus fontinalis isolate EN_2023a chromosome 41, ASM2944872v1, whole genome shotgun sequence genome:
- the LOC129840576 gene encoding pituitary tumor-transforming gene 1 protein-interacting protein-like produces the protein MDLRSLVGLPAVLLLFGLVAVFAQTAAPSLVCETKNGTSCEDCLTIVACLWCQKTKLCITYPVNTILPSHALCPLNDARWGRCWVNFQSLIIAMAVVGGVIIIAFLVCLFCCCKCEHIGSTRFDAKMERRTNKMKGKQEERKAEMKMRHDEIRTKYGLSGSNPYSKFS, from the exons ATGGATTTGAGGAGTTTAGTAGGCCTCCCTGCTGTTCTGCTACTCTTCGGTTTGGTCGCTGTGTTCGCGCAAACTGCCGCACCTAGCCTAG TGTGTGAGACTAAGAATGGAACAAGCTGTGAGGATTGTCTAACGATTGTGGCG TGCCTGTGGTGTCAGAAGACTAAGTTGTGTATCACGTACCCAGTCAACACCATCCTCCCCTCGCACGCCCTCTGCCCCCTCAACGATGCACGCTGGGGACGCTGCTGGg TGAACTTCCAGTCATTGATCATCGCCATGGCGGTGGTGGGTGGAGTCATTATCATCGCCTTCCTGGTCTGCCTCTTCTGCTGCTGCAAGTGTGAACACATCGG gtctaCGAGGTTCGATGCCAagatggagagacggaccaaTAAGATGAAGGGAAAACAGGAAGAGAG AAAGGCAGAGATGAAGATGAGGCATGACGAAATCAGAACGAAATATG gtCTCAGTGGGTCCAACCCGTACTCCAAATTCTCCTGA
- the LOC129840577 gene encoding small ubiquitin-related modifier 3 — MSEEKPKEGVKTENDHINLKVAGQDGSVVQFKIKRHTPLSKLMKAYCERQGLSIRQIRFRFDGQPINETDTPSQLEMEDEDTIDVFQQQTGGLC, encoded by the exons ATGTCGGAGGAGAAACCAAAG gagGGCGTGAAGACTGAGAACGACCACATTAACTTAAAGGTAGCCGGTCAGGACGGCTCTGTGGTTCAGTTCAAAATCAAGAGACACACTCCGCTCAGCAAACTGATGAAGGCCTACTGCGAACGTCAG GGGCTCTCGATAAGGCAGATCAGGTTCAGGTTTGACGGACAGCCAATCAACGAGACAGACACACCTTCACAG CTGGAGATGGAGGATGAAGACACCATAGATGTTTTCCAACAGCAGACAGGCGGCCTCtgctaa